One Salminus brasiliensis chromosome 5, fSalBra1.hap2, whole genome shotgun sequence DNA segment encodes these proteins:
- the cdk5 gene encoding cyclin-dependent kinase 5 — MQKYEKLEKIGEGTYGTVFKAKNRETHEIVALKRVRLDDDDEGVPSSALREICLLKELKHKNIVRLHDVLHSDKKLTLVFEYCDQDLKKYFDSCNGDLDPEIVKSFMYQLLKGLAFCHSRNVLHRDLKPQNLLINRNGELKLADFGLARAFGIPVRCYSAEVVTLWYRPPDVLFGAKLYSTSIDMWSAGCIFAELANAGRPLFPGNDVDDQLKRIFRLLGTPTEEQWQTMTKLPDYKPYPMYPATTSLVNVVPKLSSTGRDLLQNLLKCNPVQRISAEEALQHPYFADFCPP, encoded by the exons ATGCAGAAGTATGAGAAACTAGAGAAAATCGGAGAGG GTACATATGGAACAGTCTTTAAGGCGAAAAATCGAGAGACGCATGAGATAGTGGCTCTGAAGCGGGTCAGGCTGGATGACGATGACGAG GGGGTTCCCAGTTCAGCCTTACGAGAAATTTGCCTCCTGAAAGAGTTGAAGCATAAAAACATTGTAAG atTGCACGATGTTCTTCACAGTGACAAAAAGCTGACGTTagtgtttgaatattgtgaCCAG GATCTAAAGAAATATTTTGACAGCTGCAATGGTGACTTGGATCCAGAGATTGTAAAG TCCTTCATGTATCAGTTGCTGAAGGGACTAGCCTTTTGCCATAGCCGCAATGTTCTTCACCGTGACCTTAAGCCGCAAAACTTGCTTATCAACAGA AATGGTGAGCTGAAGTTAGCTGATTTTGGTTTGGCACGAGCTTTTGGAATTCCTGTACGATGTTATTCTGCTGAG gTGGTGACCTTGTGGTACAGGCCACCAGATGTGCTGTTTGGTGCCAAACTGTACTCAACCTCTATTGACATGTGGTCAGCTGGATGCATATTCGCAG aGCTGGCAAATGCTGGTCGGCCCCTTTTTCCTGGCAATGACGTGGATGATCAGTTGAAAAGGATCTTTAGAT TGCTGGGGACACCAACAGAAGAACAGTGGCAGACTATGACCAAACTCCCAGATTATAAG CCATATCCAATGTACCCTGCAACCACGTCGCTTGTCAATGTCGTCCCTAAACTTAGTAGCACAGGACGGGACTTACTTCAG AATCTTCTGAAATGCAATCCAGTGCAGAGGATTTCGGCAGAGGAGGCGCTACAACACCCGTACTTTGCAGATTTCTGCCCACCTTAG